The nucleotide sequence CATTGCCGAGGCGGTGTATTTGTCGACCAAGATTGTGGTCATGTCCCCACGGCCCGGACGCATCGTGAAAGTGATCGATTCGCCGCTGCCCGATGAGCGCCATTTGGGCTTGCGGGACACGCCAGCCTTTATGGAGCTGGCCCACGAAGTGCGCGAGGCCTTAGCCGATGGCCACCACTAGATCACTGCCTCAGCGCCTTGTGCACGACTGGCTGCCAGTCGCAGTAGTGCTACTGGCGGTCCTCATCGCTTGGTATGTTGCAGCCTGGGGCCTCAATGCGCAAGGCGCCATTGAGCGGGTGCTCGATGAAGAAGCGGGCTACACCCAGATGGAGTTGTTCGAGGCCACCATGACCATGGAGCGCCCGCTCATGCCCGCACCGCACCAAGTGGCCATGGACTTTTATGAGAGCCTGACCGAGTGGCCTATCGACTCGCCGCGCAATCTGATTTACCACGTCATCGTCACTGGCCAGTCCACGCTGCTGGGCTTTGCCATGGGCACGGCACTGGGGCTGGTGCTGTCAGTACTCATCGTGCACAGCCGCACTTTGGACAAGGCTTTGCTGCCCTGGATCGTGGCCTCACAAACGGTGCCGGTGCTGGCCATTGCGCCCATCGTCTTGGTCATATTGGGCAGCCTGGGTTTTGCAGGCACCGCGCCTAAAGCGGTGATTGCCATGTACCTGTGTTTCTTCCCGGTCACGGTGGCCATGGTGCAGGGCCTGCGCTCGCCGCAAAAGATTGAAACCGAGATGATGCACACCTACGCCGCATCCCGCTGGCAGTCGCTGTGGCTCTTGCGCTTGCCTGCGGCCTTGCCCTTTCTGTTCCCCGCCTTGCGTGTGGGTGTGGCAGCGGGCTTGGTGGGCGCCATGGTGGCGGAGCTGCCTACCGGCGCGCAAGCGGGCCTCGGTGCAAGGTTGCTCACGGGTTCGTACTACGGGCAGACCACCCAAATTTGGTCAGCCTTGGTGATGTCTGCGCTTTTGGGGCTGGCCCTGACTGGCATCGTGGCGGGGGTTGAGCGCTTGGTGTTGCGCAGCCGGGGGGGCGTATGACAGAGAGCGTGACTTCCATGTGGTTTTGGCCCGGCATGCTGCTGCTGGCTTTGGTGGCGGGCTACAGCGTGTACCGCATGGCTGCAGTGCAAGGCGCGCGCTGGGTGGGCATGGCCACAGCCGCACTGTTTGGCGTGTGGGTGGTGCTGTTTTGGGAAATCTTGGTGCGCGCACTCGATGTGCCGCGCGTGCTCTTGCCTGCCCCGAGCTTGGTCATGGGCTCTATGGTGGACCACGCGCCCAAATTGTGGGGCGACTTTGTGCAAACTGTAGGCAAGGCCGTGGTCATTGGCTGGGCATTGGGTTGTGGCTCAGGCTTTTTAGTGGCCGTGGCCATTGACCGCATGCCTTTTTTGCAGCGCGGCTTGTTGCCTGTGGCCTCGCTCACCAGCGCTATTCCTTTGGTGGGCGTGGCACCCATTGCGGTGATGTGGTTTGGCTTTGAGTGGCCTAGCAAAGCCGCCGTGGTGGTGCTGATGACGTTTTTCCCCATGCTGGTGTCCACCTTGGCGGGCCTCAAAGCGGCGGGCAAGTTGGAGCGCGAGCTCATGTACAGCTATGCCGCCAGCTACACCCGCACCTTGCTGGCACTGCGCCTGCCAGCGGCCTTGCCGTTTATTTTTGGTGCGCTCAAGGTCAACGCTACGCTGGCCTTGATTGGTGCCATCGTGGCGGAATTTTTTGGCTCCCCAACCTCGGGGTTGGGCTTTCGTATCTCCACCGAAGCGGCACGCATGAACATGCCGCTGGTGTGGGGCGCCATTGTGGTGGCGGCCGTGACCGGGTCATTGGCCTACGCCTTGCTAGTGCAGTTGGAACGCCGCGCGGCGTTCTGGCACCCCTCGGTGCGTGAAGGGTGAC is from Rhodoferax aquaticus and encodes:
- a CDS encoding ABC transporter permease, producing MATTRSLPQRLVHDWLPVAVVLLAVLIAWYVAAWGLNAQGAIERVLDEEAGYTQMELFEATMTMERPLMPAPHQVAMDFYESLTEWPIDSPRNLIYHVIVTGQSTLLGFAMGTALGLVLSVLIVHSRTLDKALLPWIVASQTVPVLAIAPIVLVILGSLGFAGTAPKAVIAMYLCFFPVTVAMVQGLRSPQKIETEMMHTYAASRWQSLWLLRLPAALPFLFPALRVGVAAGLVGAMVAELPTGAQAGLGARLLTGSYYGQTTQIWSALVMSALLGLALTGIVAGVERLVLRSRGGV
- a CDS encoding ABC transporter permease yields the protein MTESVTSMWFWPGMLLLALVAGYSVYRMAAVQGARWVGMATAALFGVWVVLFWEILVRALDVPRVLLPAPSLVMGSMVDHAPKLWGDFVQTVGKAVVIGWALGCGSGFLVAVAIDRMPFLQRGLLPVASLTSAIPLVGVAPIAVMWFGFEWPSKAAVVVLMTFFPMLVSTLAGLKAAGKLERELMYSYAASYTRTLLALRLPAALPFIFGALKVNATLALIGAIVAEFFGSPTSGLGFRISTEAARMNMPLVWGAIVVAAVTGSLAYALLVQLERRAAFWHPSVREG